A window of the Diceros bicornis minor isolate mBicDic1 chromosome 12, mDicBic1.mat.cur, whole genome shotgun sequence genome harbors these coding sequences:
- the WDCP gene encoding WD repeat and coiled-coil-containing protein isoform X3 — translation MELGKGQLLRTGLNALHQAVHPVHGLAWTDGNQVVLTDLQLHSGEAKFGDSKVIGQFEHVYGVSWAPPGTADTPALLAVQHKKHVIVWQLCPSTTETSKWLMSQTCEVRESHPVLPQGCVWHPTSAVLTVLTAQDISVFHNVHCDSSQVKADLSTQGLIHCACWTQDGQRLVVAVGSSLLSYIWDSAQKTLHRCSFHPLCDVDSYVRSIGATVDSQVAIATELPLDKICGLNASETFYDVLPSGEDTCVYTLPLNNEVPSVDKEAFTSETNSETSVSAFSSSSDPLDLTHIRFNRSKSEGSSLICLRKKDYLTGTGLDSSHLVLVSFGKDVTQTRKVTIPGILVPDLIAFNLKAQVVAVASNTCNIIFIYSVVPSFMPNIQQIQLESSERPKGICFLTDKLLLILVGKQKSTDSAFLPSSASAEYSIRLLVREVMVEEEFPTALSDDQSGCSAFSALLNKAGTKKLIESLSPDFGHQNRGLLLTANGSSQSGRPGTTLIKEIKSPPSRICDGSIALETLGAEPINWSVTPPRPSSTPDHTSTPEPPNLPPGKNLQEEKEIYQLLKELEILSRNLTEVQRCLSELTDFLRNGKKSSPVYPLSQDLPYVHIVYQTPTGSFSVLIAKASSH, via the exons ATGGAGTTGGGAAAAGGACAGCTTCTCAGGACCGGGCTGAATGCATTGCATCAAGCAGTACACCCAGTTCACGGCCTTGCCTGGACTGATGGGAATCAGGTAGTCTTGACTGATTTACAGCTTCACAGTGGAGAGGCCAAGTTTGGGGACTCAAAGGTCATTGGACAGTTTGAACATGTGTATGGCGTGTCCTGGGCCCCACCTGGTACAGCTGACACGCCTGCTCTGCTCGCTGTCCAGCACAAGAAGCATGTCATTGTGTGGCAGCTGTGTCCCAGCACTACGGAGACAAGCAAATGGCTGATGTCTCAGACCTGTGAGGTTAGAGAATCACACCCTGTCCTTCCCCAGGGCTGTGTGTGGCACCCAACAAGTGCTGTGCTGACCGTGCTGACTGCACAGGACATCTCCGTTTTCCATAATGTTCACTGTGACAGTTCCCAGGTAAAAGCAGACCTCAGCACCCAAGGCCTCATTCACTGTGCGTGTTGGACCCAGGATGGCCAGAGGCTGGTGGTGGCAGTAGGCAGCAGCCTGCTTTCTTATATTTGGGACAGTGCTCAGAAGACTCTTCACAGGTGCTCCTTCCACCCACTGTGTGATGTGGACAGCTATGTGCGCTCCATTGGAGCCACTGTGGACTCACAGGTTGCTATAGCCACTGAACTTCCATTAGACAAGATTTGTGGCTTAAATGCCTCTGAAACCTTTTACGATGTGCTGCCTAGTGGTGAAGACACTTGTGTGTATACTTTACCACTTAATAATGAAGTGCCCTCTGTGGATAAGGAGGCATTCACTTCTGAAACAAATTCTGAAACATCAGTTTCtgcattttcttcctcttcagaTCCTCTGGATCTAACTCATATACGTTTCAATAGATCTAAGTCTGAGGGTAGTTCTCTTATTTGTCTAAGAAAAAAGGACTACTTGACAGGAACTGGCCTGGATTCTTCACATTTGGTCCTGGTGAGCTTTGGGAAAGATGTTACCCAGACCAGAAAAGTCACTATTCCAGGCATTCTGGTTCCTGATCTAATAGCATTTAATCTTAAGGCACAGGTAGTGGCAGTGGCTTCCAATACttgtaatataatttttatctatTCTGTCGTTCCATCATTTATGCCGAACATCCAGCAAATTCAGTTAGAGAGTAGTGAAAGACCAAAAGGCATATGTTTCCTGACAgacaaattattattaattttggtAGGAAAACAGAAATCCACTGACTCGGCGTTTCTTCCTTCTTCAGCGTCTGCTGAGTATAGCATTCGTTTGCTTGTTAGAGAAGTAATGGTGGAAGAAGAGTTCCCAACAGCATTGAGTGACGACCAGAGTGGCTGCTCTGCTTTCAGTGCTCTGTTAAATAAAGCAGGTACAAAAAAGCTAATTGAAAGTCTTTCCCCAGATTTTGGTCACCAAAACAGAGGGCTCTTGTTAACAGCTAATGGCAGTAGTCAAAGTGGAAGGCCTGGAACAACCCTtattaaagaaatcaaaagtCCCCCATCCAGGATCTGTGATGGCTCCATAGCCCTAGAAACTCTAGGGGCTGAGCCTATTAACTGGTCAGTAACACCACCCAGACCCAGCAGCACACCAGACCACACCAGCACCCCAGAACCTCCTAATTTGCCTCCAGGAAAGAACTTacaagaggaaaaggaaatttatCAGCTCTTGAAGGAACTGGAAATTTTATCTAGGAACCTGACTGAAGTGCAGCGATGTCTTTCTGAACTCACAGACTTTCTACGTAATGGAAAGAAATCCTCTCCAGTGTATCCACTCTCTCAGGATCTGCCTTATGTTCACATCGTTTACCAG ACTCCCACTGGATCCTTCTCTGTGCTGATAGCGAAGGCTTCATCCCATTAA
- the WDCP gene encoding WD repeat and coiled-coil-containing protein isoform X1, with amino-acid sequence MELGKGQLLRTGLNALHQAVHPVHGLAWTDGNQVVLTDLQLHSGEAKFGDSKVIGQFEHVYGVSWAPPGTADTPALLAVQHKKHVIVWQLCPSTTETSKWLMSQTCEVRESHPVLPQGCVWHPTSAVLTVLTAQDISVFHNVHCDSSQVKADLSTQGLIHCACWTQDGQRLVVAVGSSLLSYIWDSAQKTLHRCSFHPLCDVDSYVRSIGATVDSQVAIATELPLDKICGLNASETFYDVLPSGEDTCVYTLPLNNEVPSVDKEAFTSETNSETSVSAFSSSSDPLDLTHIRFNRSKSEGSSLICLRKKDYLTGTGLDSSHLVLVSFGKDVTQTRKVTIPGILVPDLIAFNLKAQVVAVASNTCNIIFIYSVVPSFMPNIQQIQLESSERPKGICFLTDKLLLILVGKQKSTDSAFLPSSASAEYSIRLLVREVMVEEEFPTALSDDQSGCSAFSALLNKAGTKKLIESLSPDFGHQNRGLLLTANGSSQSGRPGTTLIKEIKSPPSRICDGSIALETLGAEPINWSVTPPRPSSTPDHTSTPEPPNLPPGKNLQEEKEIYQLLKELEILSRNLTEVQRCLSELTDFLRNGKKSSPVYPLSQDLPYVHIVYQKFYYVGPVVEKRAVLLCNGKLRLSTVQQTFGLSLIEMLHDSHWILLCADSEGFIPLTFTATQEIIIRDGSPRSNVYRDSLSQSLDPSPSLEVFRDLTAQSVDTTGCSNHLGSMA; translated from the exons ATGGAGTTGGGAAAAGGACAGCTTCTCAGGACCGGGCTGAATGCATTGCATCAAGCAGTACACCCAGTTCACGGCCTTGCCTGGACTGATGGGAATCAGGTAGTCTTGACTGATTTACAGCTTCACAGTGGAGAGGCCAAGTTTGGGGACTCAAAGGTCATTGGACAGTTTGAACATGTGTATGGCGTGTCCTGGGCCCCACCTGGTACAGCTGACACGCCTGCTCTGCTCGCTGTCCAGCACAAGAAGCATGTCATTGTGTGGCAGCTGTGTCCCAGCACTACGGAGACAAGCAAATGGCTGATGTCTCAGACCTGTGAGGTTAGAGAATCACACCCTGTCCTTCCCCAGGGCTGTGTGTGGCACCCAACAAGTGCTGTGCTGACCGTGCTGACTGCACAGGACATCTCCGTTTTCCATAATGTTCACTGTGACAGTTCCCAGGTAAAAGCAGACCTCAGCACCCAAGGCCTCATTCACTGTGCGTGTTGGACCCAGGATGGCCAGAGGCTGGTGGTGGCAGTAGGCAGCAGCCTGCTTTCTTATATTTGGGACAGTGCTCAGAAGACTCTTCACAGGTGCTCCTTCCACCCACTGTGTGATGTGGACAGCTATGTGCGCTCCATTGGAGCCACTGTGGACTCACAGGTTGCTATAGCCACTGAACTTCCATTAGACAAGATTTGTGGCTTAAATGCCTCTGAAACCTTTTACGATGTGCTGCCTAGTGGTGAAGACACTTGTGTGTATACTTTACCACTTAATAATGAAGTGCCCTCTGTGGATAAGGAGGCATTCACTTCTGAAACAAATTCTGAAACATCAGTTTCtgcattttcttcctcttcagaTCCTCTGGATCTAACTCATATACGTTTCAATAGATCTAAGTCTGAGGGTAGTTCTCTTATTTGTCTAAGAAAAAAGGACTACTTGACAGGAACTGGCCTGGATTCTTCACATTTGGTCCTGGTGAGCTTTGGGAAAGATGTTACCCAGACCAGAAAAGTCACTATTCCAGGCATTCTGGTTCCTGATCTAATAGCATTTAATCTTAAGGCACAGGTAGTGGCAGTGGCTTCCAATACttgtaatataatttttatctatTCTGTCGTTCCATCATTTATGCCGAACATCCAGCAAATTCAGTTAGAGAGTAGTGAAAGACCAAAAGGCATATGTTTCCTGACAgacaaattattattaattttggtAGGAAAACAGAAATCCACTGACTCGGCGTTTCTTCCTTCTTCAGCGTCTGCTGAGTATAGCATTCGTTTGCTTGTTAGAGAAGTAATGGTGGAAGAAGAGTTCCCAACAGCATTGAGTGACGACCAGAGTGGCTGCTCTGCTTTCAGTGCTCTGTTAAATAAAGCAGGTACAAAAAAGCTAATTGAAAGTCTTTCCCCAGATTTTGGTCACCAAAACAGAGGGCTCTTGTTAACAGCTAATGGCAGTAGTCAAAGTGGAAGGCCTGGAACAACCCTtattaaagaaatcaaaagtCCCCCATCCAGGATCTGTGATGGCTCCATAGCCCTAGAAACTCTAGGGGCTGAGCCTATTAACTGGTCAGTAACACCACCCAGACCCAGCAGCACACCAGACCACACCAGCACCCCAGAACCTCCTAATTTGCCTCCAGGAAAGAACTTacaagaggaaaaggaaatttatCAGCTCTTGAAGGAACTGGAAATTTTATCTAGGAACCTGACTGAAGTGCAGCGATGTCTTTCTGAACTCACAGACTTTCTACGTAATGGAAAGAAATCCTCTCCAGTGTATCCACTCTCTCAGGATCTGCCTTATGTTCACATCGTTTACCAG AAATTTTATTATGTAGGTCCTGTTGTTGAAAAAAGAGCTGTGCTCCTCTGCAATGGCAAACTAAGGCTCAGCACGGTTCAGCAGACTTTTGGCCTCTCTCTTATTGAAATGCTGCATG ACTCCCACTGGATCCTTCTCTGTGCTGATAGCGAAGGCTTCATCCCATTAACTTTCACAGCCACACAGGAAATAATCATAAGAGATGGCAGCCCCAGGTCAAATGTCTACAGAGACTCTTTGTCTCAGAGCCTTGATCCTAGTCCTTCTCTTGAAGTCTTTAGAGACCTTACTGCCCAAAGTGTAGATACCACTGGCTGTTCTAACCATTTAGGCAGTATGGCCTGA
- the WDCP gene encoding WD repeat and coiled-coil-containing protein isoform X2, translating into MELGKGQLLRTGLNALHQAVHPVHGLAWTDGNQVVLTDLQLHSGEAKFGDSKVIGQFEHVYGVSWAPPGTADTPALLAVQHKKHVIVWQLCPSTTETSKWLMSQTCEVRESHPVLPQGCVWHPTSAVLTVLTAQDISVFHNVHCDSSQVKADLSTQGLIHCACWTQDGQRLVVAVGSSLLSYIWDSAQKTLHRCSFHPLCDVDSYVRSIGATVDSQVAIATELPLDKICGLNASETFYDVLPSGEDTCVYTLPLNNEVPSVDKEAFTSETNSETSVSAFSSSSDPLDLTHIRFNRSKSEGSSLICLRKKDYLTGTGLDSSHLVLVSFGKDVTQTRKVTIPGILVPDLIAFNLKAQVVAVASNTCNIIFIYSVVPSFMPNIQQIQLESSERPKGICFLTDKLLLILVGKQKSTDSAFLPSSASAEYSIRLLVREVMVEEEFPTALSDDQSGCSAFSALLNKAGTKKLIESLSPDFGHQNRGLLLTANGSSQSGRPGTTLIKEIKSPPSRICDGSIALETLGAEPINWSVTPPRPSSTPDHTSTPEPPNLPPGKNLQEEKEIYQLLKELEILSRNLTEVQRCLSELTDFLRNGKKSSPVYPLSQDLPYVHIVYQKFYYVGPVVEKRAVLLCNGKLRLSTVQQTFGLSLIEMLHAIMIEDLFQEGATMSNSLGS; encoded by the exons ATGGAGTTGGGAAAAGGACAGCTTCTCAGGACCGGGCTGAATGCATTGCATCAAGCAGTACACCCAGTTCACGGCCTTGCCTGGACTGATGGGAATCAGGTAGTCTTGACTGATTTACAGCTTCACAGTGGAGAGGCCAAGTTTGGGGACTCAAAGGTCATTGGACAGTTTGAACATGTGTATGGCGTGTCCTGGGCCCCACCTGGTACAGCTGACACGCCTGCTCTGCTCGCTGTCCAGCACAAGAAGCATGTCATTGTGTGGCAGCTGTGTCCCAGCACTACGGAGACAAGCAAATGGCTGATGTCTCAGACCTGTGAGGTTAGAGAATCACACCCTGTCCTTCCCCAGGGCTGTGTGTGGCACCCAACAAGTGCTGTGCTGACCGTGCTGACTGCACAGGACATCTCCGTTTTCCATAATGTTCACTGTGACAGTTCCCAGGTAAAAGCAGACCTCAGCACCCAAGGCCTCATTCACTGTGCGTGTTGGACCCAGGATGGCCAGAGGCTGGTGGTGGCAGTAGGCAGCAGCCTGCTTTCTTATATTTGGGACAGTGCTCAGAAGACTCTTCACAGGTGCTCCTTCCACCCACTGTGTGATGTGGACAGCTATGTGCGCTCCATTGGAGCCACTGTGGACTCACAGGTTGCTATAGCCACTGAACTTCCATTAGACAAGATTTGTGGCTTAAATGCCTCTGAAACCTTTTACGATGTGCTGCCTAGTGGTGAAGACACTTGTGTGTATACTTTACCACTTAATAATGAAGTGCCCTCTGTGGATAAGGAGGCATTCACTTCTGAAACAAATTCTGAAACATCAGTTTCtgcattttcttcctcttcagaTCCTCTGGATCTAACTCATATACGTTTCAATAGATCTAAGTCTGAGGGTAGTTCTCTTATTTGTCTAAGAAAAAAGGACTACTTGACAGGAACTGGCCTGGATTCTTCACATTTGGTCCTGGTGAGCTTTGGGAAAGATGTTACCCAGACCAGAAAAGTCACTATTCCAGGCATTCTGGTTCCTGATCTAATAGCATTTAATCTTAAGGCACAGGTAGTGGCAGTGGCTTCCAATACttgtaatataatttttatctatTCTGTCGTTCCATCATTTATGCCGAACATCCAGCAAATTCAGTTAGAGAGTAGTGAAAGACCAAAAGGCATATGTTTCCTGACAgacaaattattattaattttggtAGGAAAACAGAAATCCACTGACTCGGCGTTTCTTCCTTCTTCAGCGTCTGCTGAGTATAGCATTCGTTTGCTTGTTAGAGAAGTAATGGTGGAAGAAGAGTTCCCAACAGCATTGAGTGACGACCAGAGTGGCTGCTCTGCTTTCAGTGCTCTGTTAAATAAAGCAGGTACAAAAAAGCTAATTGAAAGTCTTTCCCCAGATTTTGGTCACCAAAACAGAGGGCTCTTGTTAACAGCTAATGGCAGTAGTCAAAGTGGAAGGCCTGGAACAACCCTtattaaagaaatcaaaagtCCCCCATCCAGGATCTGTGATGGCTCCATAGCCCTAGAAACTCTAGGGGCTGAGCCTATTAACTGGTCAGTAACACCACCCAGACCCAGCAGCACACCAGACCACACCAGCACCCCAGAACCTCCTAATTTGCCTCCAGGAAAGAACTTacaagaggaaaaggaaatttatCAGCTCTTGAAGGAACTGGAAATTTTATCTAGGAACCTGACTGAAGTGCAGCGATGTCTTTCTGAACTCACAGACTTTCTACGTAATGGAAAGAAATCCTCTCCAGTGTATCCACTCTCTCAGGATCTGCCTTATGTTCACATCGTTTACCAG AAATTTTATTATGTAGGTCCTGTTGTTGAAAAAAGAGCTGTGCTCCTCTGCAATGGCAAACTAAGGCTCAGCACGGTTCAGCAGACTTTTGGCCTCTCTCTTATTGAAATGCTGCATG ccatcatgatagaagatctgttccaggaaggagccaccatgtcaaattctctaggcagttag